The Mycobacterium haemophilum DSM 44634 sequence CGAGCACCAAAGGAGCGCTCAGATGACACTCACGTCAGAGGCCGCGAAGTCGCCGGCTCCCGAGCCGTTGACCCAGCAGCAGGCAATCGACTCGCTGGGTAAATACGGTTACGGGTGGGCGGACTCCGACGTCGCGGGTGCCAGCGCACAGCGCGGACTCTCTGAGGACGTTGTCCGCGACATCTCAGCGAAAAAGAACGAACCCGAATGGATGCTGCAAACCCGCCTGAAGGCGCTGCGCATCTTCGAGCGCAAGCCGATGCCGCGATGGGGCTCCAACCTGGACGGCATCGACTTCGACAACATCAAATACTTCGTGCGCTCTACCGAGAAACAGGCCGCCAGCTGGGATGAGCTGCCCGAAGATATTCGCAATACCTACGACCGGCTAGGCATCCCCGAGGCGGAGAAGCAGCGCCTCGTTGCCGGCGTAGCGGCGCAATACGAATGCCTCGCCGGCGACACTTTGGTGTGGACCGCCAATCGCGGCCAGATCCCAATCAAGGACGTGCAGTTCGGTGATCGGGTGTTTTCTTACGACGAAGACGGCAAGCGATTTGTGGTCGCGCCGGTCAAGGCATCGGCGCAGACTGACACCCGGCTCACTTACACGGTTCAGACCATCCGGCGGAGCATCCGTGCAACAGACAACCACCCGATGCTGGTATTGCGTGACGAGCGCAAGCCAGGTCGCCAACGCAGCCGGTATGCGCGGCGGTGGGTGTCGGTAGGCGAGATCAAGCCTGGCGACTTCATTGCCGTGCCACGGCAAGTGCCCGAATTTGGTGCCAGTGTTGACCTTCCGAGCATTCCTGGGTTCATATCACCGTCAACGAGTTCCGTTGACCTGATGTGGCTGCTTGGCTTGTACATCGGCGACGGCAACTTACATCTCTCGACGAAGACGTATCGCGTTGAATTCGCCATTCCAGCAACGGATGTCGAGCTGCGGGCCGAACTAGCTCGCGTCGTCAAAGATCTATTCGGGTTGTGCTGCATAGAAGCCGACGAGTTCCGCGTGGTGGTGAACTCCAAGGCGCTAACCGAGTTGATCGTGGAGTTCGGCTTCGGTGGCGTGTCGCTCACGAAGCGGGTACCAGACTGGGTTTACGGCTTGCCCGTCGATCAGCGATTGGCGTTCCTCGGCGGCTGGGTCGATGCCGACGGCTACGTGGGCCCTGACCAGAGTGGCTCAATCTTGTTGACCTGCGCCAATGAAGCGCTCATTGGTCAAGCGCGTGAACTGGCCGAGCTATCGGGTTTGCGCGCGGGCGGGCCGTGGTCCTTCGCGCAGCCTTATCGTCACGCGCCGGAGCGCATACAAGTCGCTTGGCGGCTCGGTATTTCCGGCAACTTTGAGCGGCTCGGATGTCGTAACACCAAGCGCACTAACCGCTTTGGACGCCGCAAGTACATGCATTCATCCAATGGTGCGCACGGGACAACGATTCGGGCGCACACCAATGAATGGCTTGGCTTCGAGCGGGTGAAGTCGATCGAACCGTACGCAGTCGAGCCGGTGTATGACATCGAGGTCGACGGCCCGCACAACTTCGTCGCCGAAGGTTTGGTGGTGCACAACTCCGAGGTCGTCTACCACCAGATTCGGGAGGACCTAGAGGCCCAAGGGGTCATATTCCTCGACACCGACACGGGTCTGCGGGAACACCCCGAGATCTTCAAGCAGTACTTCGGCACCGTGATCCCGGCGGGGGACAACAAGTTCTCCGCGCTGAACACCGCGGTGTGGTCAGGCGGCAGCTTCATAGTGGTCCCTCCGGGCGTGCACGTCGACATCCCGCTGCAGGCCTATTTCCGGATCAACACCGAGAACATGGGTCAGTTCGAGCGGACGCTGATCATCGTGGATGAGAACGCATACGTTCACTATGTGGAGGGCTGCACCGCTCCTATTTACAAGTCGGACTCGCTGCACTCGGCAGTCGTCGAGATCATCGTAAAGCCTGGTGGCCGTTGCCGTTACACGACCATCCAGAACTGGTCGAACAACGTTTACAACTTGGTCACCAAGCGCGCCCGTGCCGAAGCGGGTGCCACCATGGAATGGATTGACGGCAACATCGGGTCCAAGGTCACCATGAAGTACCCGGCGGTCTGGATGACCGGTGAGCACGCCAAAGGTGAGGTGTTGTCAGTGGCGTTCGCCGGCGAAGACCAGCACCAGGACACCGGTGCCAAGATGCTGCACCTGGCGCCGAACACGTCGAGCAATATCGTGTCCAAATCGGTGGCTCGAGGTGGGGGCCGCACCTCCTACCGCGGCCTGGTGCAGGTGAATAAAGGCGCACAGGGGTCGCGCTCCAGCGTGAAATGCGATGCGCTGCTGGTCGATACGATCAGCCGCAGCGACACCTATCCGTACGTCGATATCCGCGAAGACGACGTCACGATGGGCCATGAGGCCACCGTCTCGAAGGTCAGCGAGAACCAGCTGTTCTACCTGATGAGCCGTGGGCTAACCGAGGACGAGGCAATGGCGATGGTGGTGCGCGGCTTCGTCGAGCCGATCGCCAAGGAACTGCCGATGGAGTACGCGCTGGAACTCAACCGGCTGATCGAGTTGCAGATGGAGGGCGCGGTCGGATGAGCTCCGCCGCTCTGAAAGCCGCCTTAAACAAGGGCGAGCTTTTCGCATCCTTCGATGTTGACGCTTTTGAGGTTCCGCACGGTCGCGACGAGATCTGGCGGTTTACCCCGTTGCGGCGGTTGCGCGGGCTGCATGACGGCTCGGCCGTGGCCAATGGCAAGGCACAGATCACTGTCAGCCAGCCGCCCGGCGTGCAGACCGAGACCGTGGGCCGTGGCGACGGACGGCTGGGGCAGGGCGGTATCCCCGCTGACCGTGTTGCGGCCCAGGCATTTTCGTCGTTCAACTCGGCGACGGTGGTGACCGTCGGGCGGGACACGCAGATCGCTGAGCCGGTCAACATCGCCGTCACGGGGCCCGGCGAAGGCGCAGTGGCTTACGGCCATCTACAGATCAGGGTCTGCGAACTCGGCGAAGCGGTCGTGGTCATTGACCACCGGGGGAGTGGAACTTACGCCGACAACGTCGAATTCATCGTCGAGGCCGCCGCGCGGCTCACCGTGGTGTGGATCGCTGACTGGGCCGACGACATGGTTCACCTCAGCGCGCACCACGCCCTGCTGGGCAAGGACGCGGTGCTGCGGCATGTCACCGTCACGCTGGGCGGCGAGG is a genomic window containing:
- the sufB gene encoding Fe-S cluster assembly protein SufB; the encoded protein is MTLTSEAAKSPAPEPLTQQQAIDSLGKYGYGWADSDVAGASAQRGLSEDVVRDISAKKNEPEWMLQTRLKALRIFERKPMPRWGSNLDGIDFDNIKYFVRSTEKQAASWDELPEDIRNTYDRLGIPEAEKQRLVAGVAAQYECLAGDTLVWTANRGQIPIKDVQFGDRVFSYDEDGKRFVVAPVKASAQTDTRLTYTVQTIRRSIRATDNHPMLVLRDERKPGRQRSRYARRWVSVGEIKPGDFIAVPRQVPEFGASVDLPSIPGFISPSTSSVDLMWLLGLYIGDGNLHLSTKTYRVEFAIPATDVELRAELARVVKDLFGLCCIEADEFRVVVNSKALTELIVEFGFGGVSLTKRVPDWVYGLPVDQRLAFLGGWVDADGYVGPDQSGSILLTCANEALIGQARELAELSGLRAGGPWSFAQPYRHAPERIQVAWRLGISGNFERLGCRNTKRTNRFGRRKYMHSSNGAHGTTIRAHTNEWLGFERVKSIEPYAVEPVYDIEVDGPHNFVAEGLVVHNSEVVYHQIREDLEAQGVIFLDTDTGLREHPEIFKQYFGTVIPAGDNKFSALNTAVWSGGSFIVVPPGVHVDIPLQAYFRINTENMGQFERTLIIVDENAYVHYVEGCTAPIYKSDSLHSAVVEIIVKPGGRCRYTTIQNWSNNVYNLVTKRARAEAGATMEWIDGNIGSKVTMKYPAVWMTGEHAKGEVLSVAFAGEDQHQDTGAKMLHLAPNTSSNIVSKSVARGGGRTSYRGLVQVNKGAQGSRSSVKCDALLVDTISRSDTYPYVDIREDDVTMGHEATVSKVSENQLFYLMSRGLTEDEAMAMVVRGFVEPIAKELPMEYALELNRLIELQMEGAVG
- the sufD gene encoding Fe-S cluster assembly protein SufD, which translates into the protein MSSAALKAALNKGELFASFDVDAFEVPHGRDEIWRFTPLRRLRGLHDGSAVANGKAQITVSQPPGVQTETVGRGDGRLGQGGIPADRVAAQAFSSFNSATVVTVGRDTQIAEPVNIAVTGPGEGAVAYGHLQIRVCELGEAVVVIDHRGSGTYADNVEFIVEAAARLTVVWIADWADDMVHLSAHHALLGKDAVLRHVTVTLGGEVVRMSANVRFSGPGGDAELLGLYFADDGQHLESRLLVDHAHPDCTSNVLYKGALQGDPDSSRPDAHTVWVGDVLIRAEATGTDTFEVNRNLVLTDGARADSVPNLEIETGEIVGAGHASATGRFDDEQLFYLRSRGIGEEQARRLVVRGFFGEIISKVAVPQVRDRLTAAIEHELTITESRSTAS